The following proteins are co-located in the Tiliqua scincoides isolate rTilSci1 chromosome 8, rTilSci1.hap2, whole genome shotgun sequence genome:
- the LOC136659349 gene encoding eosinophil peroxidase-like, with the protein MGLFLGLLLPTGQLHAVDPSFHAAVKKLKTSHLLKFSETAKQLVDSAYQRTQDHLSEKLRQEPVRPGDLLLSFKQPVGKTREAVRAADCLHVALALLEEELQKKIPGAYNVTNLLTSAQLQTLYRATGCGQQEMMTMECNDESPYRTITGECNNKKIPSLGASNRPYARWLLQQYEDGVSLPRGWTESKRYSGFPLPLVRKVSNELVRFPNEKLTKDWGRSVMFMQWGQFIDHDMDFGPGTTATLTFQNTTQCGLNCVKAPPCFPIQIPPDDSKFNQTKCMPFTRAAPACNGGYAIRNQINAITPFIDASMVYASEVSWANDLRNLTNNLGLLAVNQMFTDKGLAYLPFGTPKGFDDSCKQINPNFRTPCFLAGDNRVNEMPALITLHTLFLREHNRLARELKRLNPELDGETIYQEARKIMGAAVQIITFKDYLPLLLGSSASPFGSWNRYRGYNDSVDPRIASVFTNAFRMGHAQVRNFVFRLNSRYQLQSQTPLQKEFFATWRVVHAGGIDPILRGMISKPAKLVRQNQLVVEAIRDHLFEQVTERNIGLDLPSLNMQRGRDHGLPGYNDWRQFCGLSQPRNEDELAAVLQNRPMAKKFIQLYGTPNNIDLWIGGLMEPLVRNGRVGPLFSCIFKTQFQKLRDGDRFWWQNPGVFTPQQRQALNRVSLSRIICDNTHIREVPRSVFRVSRYPRNFISCNTIPRLSLFPWKVRASPLTKGGAVVRSPTCLTKPSESACELFHRHPKFILGKCIQLDLAKQPQGVGAE; encoded by the exons ATGGGACTCTTTCTAGGGCTCCTACTGCCAACGGGGCAGCTCCATGCGGTGGACCCCTCGTTCCATG cagctgtgaagaagctGAAAACCTCACACCTTCTGAAGTTCTCAGAGACAGCCAAGCAGCTGGTGGACTCCGCATATCAGCGCACCCAGGACCA CTTAAGCGAAAAGCTGAGGCAAGAGCCCGTCAGGCCCGGAGACCTGTTGCTGTCCTTCAAACAACCGGTGGGAAAGACCAGAGAAGCCGTCAGAGCTGCTGACTGCTTGCATGTCGCCCTCGCCCTGCTGGAAGAAGAGCTGCAAAAAAAGATCCCCGGAGCCTACAACGTCACAA ATCTGCTTACCTCGGCCCAGCTGCAAACTCTCTACCGGGCGACTGGCTGTGGGCAACAGGAGATGATGACAATGGAGTGCAATGACGAGAGCCCCTACCGGACCATCACAGGCGAATGCAATAACAA AAAGATTCCCAGCTTGGGGGCCTCCAACCGGCCCTACGCCAGGTGGCTCCTGCAGCAGTATGAGGATGGCGTCTCGCTCCCCCGCGGTTGGACGGAAAGCAAGCGCTACTCTGGCTTCCCTCTGCCCTTG GTCCGGAAGGTGTCCAACGAGCTGGTCCGCTTCCCCAACGAGAAACTCACCAAGGACTGGGGTCGCTCTGTCATGTTCATGCAGTGGGGACAGTTTATTGACCACGACATGGATTTTGGGCCTGGCACGACAGCAACCCTCACCTTCCAAAACACGACGCAATGTGGCCTGAACTGTGTAAaagcccctccctgcttccccatcCAG ATCCCTCCTGACGACTCCAAGTTCAACCAGACCAAGTGCATGCCCTTCACCCGCGCGGCACCTGCCTGCAACGGCGGCTACGCCATCCGGAACCAGATCAACGCCATCACCCCCTTCATTGACGCCAGCATGGTGTATGCCAGCGAAGTGAGCTGGGCCAATGACCTGAGGAATCTCACCAACAACCTGGGCCTGCTGGCTGTGAACCAGATGTTCACCGATAAGGGACTGGCTTATCTCCCTTTTGGCACCCCGAAAGGCTTCGATGACAGCTGCAAACAAATCAATCCAAACTTTAGGACCCCTTGTTTTCTTGCTG GAGACAATCGGGTCAACGAGATGCCGGCCTTGATTACATTGCATACCCTTTTCCTGAGGGAGCACAACCGCCTGGCCAGAGAGCTGAAGAGGCTGAATCCGGAGCTGGATGGAGAGACCATCTACCAAGAGGCCCGGAAAATCATGGGAGCTGCAGTGCAG ATAATCACTTTCAAAGActacctccccctcctcctgggtTCTTCCGCCTCGCCTTTTGGCAGCTGGAATCGCTACCGGGGCTACAACGATTCTGTGGACCCCCGCATCGCCTCCGTCTTCACCAACGCTTTCCGCATGGGGCACGCTCAGGTCCGGAACTTCGTGTTCCGGCTGAACAGCCGCTACCAGCTTCAGAGCCAGACACCCCTCCAGAAAGAATTTTTTGCCACCTGGAGAGTCGTACACGCTG GTGGCATTGACCCAATTCTGCGAGGCATGATTTCAAAACCTGCCAAACTGGTGAGGCAAAACCAGCTTGTGGTGGAAGCGATCCGAGACCACCTCTTTGAACAGGTCACAGAGAGAAACATCGGCCTGGATTTGCCCTCCCTCAACATGCAGCGTGGCCGGGACCATGGCCTCCCAG GGTACAACGACTGGAGGCAATTCTGCGGCCTCTCGCAGCCTCGCAATGAGGACGAACTCGCTGCTGTCCTCCAGAACCGTCCCATGGCCAAGAAGTTCATTCAGCTGTACGGGACCCCCAACAACATCGACCTCTGGATCGGGGGGCTGATGGAGCCCCTGGTGCGCAATGGCAGAGTGGGGCCACTCTTCTCCTGCATCTTTAAAACCCAGTTCCAGAAACTCCGAGATGGAGACAG GTTCTGGTGGCAGAATCCAGGCGTGTTCACACCCCAGCAGCGCCAGGCCCTCAACAGGGTCTCTTTGTCCCGCATCATCTGTGACAACACCCACATTCGGGAAGTGCCCCGCTCGGTGTTCCGCGTCAGTCGATACCCCCGGAATTTCATCAGCTGCAACACCATTCCAAGGCTCAGTCTCTTCCCCTGGAAGGTGAGGGCGAGTCCCTTGACGAAAGGTGGCGCAGTGGTGAGGAGTCCCACATGCCTCACCAAGCCCTCTGAATCTGCGTGTGAACTTTTTCACCGGCACCCCAAATTTATTCTGGGCAAATGTATTCAGCTGGATTTGGCCAAACAGCCTCAGGGGGTTGGAGCAGAGTAA